In Nomia melanderi isolate GNS246 chromosome 4, iyNomMela1, whole genome shotgun sequence, the following are encoded in one genomic region:
- the LOC116425318 gene encoding putative inorganic phosphate cotransporter, whose amino-acid sequence MELQIVRFLFAIMLCIANMIIYGLKVNIATAIVGMVKAKANGTHTGDASNECGFEVPEGSHVDIDGPFDWTPTQQGLVVSIYFAGYLTGMFPAGYFADRFNTKNILLICVLGNAILTILVPVAAQELIVLYIVRFLTGLVSSANLPLVNVLVGKWVVYEEKSMWVGIIYAGTSLGTVISIFTSGMILDALGWEAVFYIHGTLPLIWCVVFYLFFADSPELQKYITEKERQLITTAYGHRSPKSTSMKIPWKQIFTSVPFLSLLFTNTFGNFCWYFLLTQLPLYMNKILRFDIKSNATLSSLPYLINAITNPLLGKALDWGRQNKYWSQTTARKIAVFISCIPPSLLLIIVMYIGCDSVGSTVLLILSIVLCGAIFMGHLCNQNDLAPNYAGILMGITNTPGTISAFILPALVGAFMENGHTMARWRYIFWINIIAQLLAFVVFVLTGSGEIQEWNNPPDVTRNE is encoded by the exons ATGG AATTACAGATTGTGAGATTCCTGTTTGCGATAATGCTGTGCATCGCAAATATGATCATCTACGGCCTGAAAGTCAACATAGCTACGGCCATCGTTGGCATGGTTAAGGCAAAGGCGAACGGCACACATACAGGGGATGCGTCAAATGAATGTGGATTCGAGGTTCCTGAAGGTTCGCACGTGGACATTGATGGTCCCTTTGACTGGACCCCGACGCAACAGGGTTTGGTAGTGAGCATATACTTCGCCGGATACCTCACAGGAATGTTTCCAGCTGGATATTTTGCAGATCG CTTCAATACGAAAAACATTTTACTGATCTGCGTGTTGGGGAACGCCATTTTAACCATATTGGTGCCAGTAGCCGCTCAAGAGCTGATTGTGCTCTACATCGTGAGATTCCTCACGGGCCTGGTGAGCTCGGCGAATCTTCCGTTAGTGAATGTGCTCGTCGGCAAATGGGTCGTTTACGAAGAAAAGTCCATGTGGGTCGGAATCATTTATGCCGGAACGTCACTGGGCACCGTAATATCCATCTTCACATCCGGAATGATATTAGACGCGTTGGGATGGGAGGCGGTCTTCTACATCCACGGCACGCTGCCATTAATTTGGTGCGTAGTCTTTTACTTATTTTTCGCCGACAGCCCGGAATTGCAGAAGTACATCACCGAGAAAGAAAGGCAACTGATTACAACCGCGTACGGTCATAGAAGTCCTAAATCAACGTCAATGAAAATACCGTGGAAACAGATATTCACATCAGTGCCGTTCCTGTCTTTACTATTCACCAACACATTCGGTAACTTCTGCTGGTACTTTTTGCTCACGCAGCTACCTCTGTATATGAACAAAATACTCAGATTTGACATTAAGTCG AATGCTACTCTCAGTAGTTTACcatatttaattaatgcaaTCACCAATCCACTATTGGGAAAAGCACTGGACTGGGGCAGACAAAATAAATACTGGTCGCAAACTACTGCTCGAAAGATTGCTGTGTTCATAA GTTGCATTCCACCAAGTTTACTCCTAATCATCGTCATGTACATTGGTTGCGATAGCGTAGGTTCCACAGTACTGTTGATTCTAAGTATCGTACTGTGCGGTGCAATTTTCATGGGTCACCTTTGCAATCAGAATGATCTAGCGCCAAATTATGCAGGAATTTTAATGGGAATAACAAATACACCGGGAACAATTTCTGCATTTATCTTGCCAGCATTGGTGGGTGCTTTTATGGAGAATGGG CACACTATGGCACGATGGCGATACATCTTCTGGATTAATATTATCGCACAACTGTTAGCATTTGTTGTATTTGTTCTCACCGGTTCAGGAGAAATTCAAGAATGGAATAATCCACCCGATGTAAcaagaaatgaatga